A window of Longibacter salinarum contains these coding sequences:
- the tgt gene encoding tRNA guanosine(34) transglycosylase Tgt: MQFHLDYTDAATDARVGRIVTDHGVIETPTFMPVGTLGSVKAVEPRELSRDIDADIILGNTYHLFLRPGTDVLETAGGLHQFMNWDGPILTDSGGFQVFSLGHRATLSEEGVEFQNHIDGDKHLFTPETVIDIQRSIGSDIMMVLDECPAADVTKQYARTSNELTLRWAERCKKHFDATDPLYGHEQALFAIVQGVVYPEVRRESARALVDMDFPGYAIGGLSVGETHEEMYDMVEVVAPLLPTDKPRYLMGVGTPENLLENVARGIDTFDCVMPTRNARNGTIFTTQGRINIKNAQFTQDHTPIDPGLENPVSQNFTKSYLRHLQKTGEILGLQLASIQNLAFYLWLMKTAREKIASGDFKSWKDDIIPQITHRW; encoded by the coding sequence GTGCAGTTTCACCTCGATTACACCGACGCCGCCACCGATGCTCGGGTCGGCCGCATCGTGACAGATCACGGCGTCATCGAAACACCGACCTTCATGCCCGTCGGCACGCTCGGCTCCGTCAAAGCGGTCGAGCCCCGCGAGCTCTCTCGCGACATCGATGCCGACATCATTCTGGGCAACACCTATCACCTCTTCCTCCGCCCGGGCACCGACGTGCTCGAGACAGCCGGCGGTCTGCACCAGTTCATGAACTGGGACGGTCCCATCCTGACCGATTCCGGTGGGTTTCAGGTGTTCTCGCTCGGTCACCGCGCGACTCTTTCCGAGGAGGGCGTCGAATTCCAGAACCACATTGACGGCGATAAGCATCTGTTTACGCCCGAGACGGTGATCGACATCCAGCGCTCCATCGGTTCCGACATTATGATGGTGCTCGACGAATGCCCTGCCGCTGATGTCACGAAGCAGTACGCGCGGACGTCGAACGAACTCACGCTTCGCTGGGCGGAACGGTGCAAAAAGCACTTCGACGCCACCGACCCGCTCTACGGCCACGAGCAGGCCCTCTTCGCCATTGTGCAGGGCGTCGTGTATCCCGAGGTTCGCCGGGAGTCCGCCCGTGCGCTCGTCGACATGGACTTCCCCGGCTACGCCATCGGTGGCCTCTCGGTCGGCGAGACGCACGAGGAGATGTACGATATGGTGGAGGTCGTCGCGCCGCTACTGCCGACGGACAAACCGCGCTATCTTATGGGCGTCGGGACCCCGGAGAATCTCCTGGAAAATGTCGCCCGTGGCATCGACACATTCGACTGTGTGATGCCGACGCGCAACGCGCGGAACGGGACCATCTTCACCACGCAGGGCCGGATTAATATCAAGAATGCGCAGTTCACCCAGGATCACACGCCGATTGATCCGGGACTAGAAAACCCGGTGTCGCAGAATTTCACCAAGTCGTACCTGCGCCACCTACAGAAGACCGGCGAGATCCTCGGTCTCCAGCTCGCCTCCATCCAGAATCTGGCGTTTTACCTCTGGCTGATGAAGACCGCGCGCGAGAAAATCGCAAGCGGCGACTTCAAATCGTGGAAAGATGATATCATCCCCCAGATCACGCATCGCTGGTAG
- a CDS encoding AI-2E family transporter: MASPESDPDTSGEEAQDRAHAANGGKQTTAPNAEGPGDEPWFDRMTAFETVLIAGGVVLFLVLLYEMEVPSQDGSFLNPLLVSVAGLIMLWPLRRHQTVRALLFSGGMLVLLWTMNQVAGILVMFVGVYLMAYLLNPAVTVLRDSYRVPRWLSSLIAAMIAVGVVVLFVLLLAPNIANQIEAFSDRVVGGVDSLRAWLASSTVLDSLEQAGVIEKQEAIGQAQQFIQEQARQLPEAAQRLARSLGSLLSFVTVLALVPVLFFYTLKDYPSIRDAIIGLFPTASGRRDYLVEAGSIVGRYLRGQLVISAIAAFNVSVFLYIFDIPFWLLIGLMAGVLNFIPNLGAIATMIIGGVIALIFGGWIKALILVAVLLGQGLLEQSLLTPNIMSYQVGLHPVLVLFSLLVFGSFLGIFGLLIAVPATAILTTAYRAYREELTLELSDYGTPDEAKGQGSKPLI; this comes from the coding sequence ATGGCTTCCCCTGAAAGCGACCCGGATACATCTGGAGAAGAGGCGCAGGACCGTGCGCATGCTGCGAACGGAGGAAAGCAAACGACGGCTCCGAATGCAGAAGGCCCCGGTGACGAACCGTGGTTCGATCGAATGACGGCATTCGAAACGGTTCTCATCGCGGGCGGCGTGGTGCTGTTTCTCGTCTTGCTCTACGAGATGGAGGTTCCCTCCCAAGATGGGAGCTTTCTGAATCCGCTTCTTGTCTCGGTTGCCGGACTGATTATGCTCTGGCCCCTCCGAAGGCACCAAACCGTGAGGGCTCTGCTGTTCTCCGGTGGGATGCTGGTTCTCCTATGGACCATGAACCAGGTCGCTGGCATCCTGGTGATGTTCGTCGGCGTCTACCTCATGGCCTACCTCTTGAACCCGGCGGTAACGGTGCTTCGCGACTCGTACCGAGTGCCCCGATGGCTGTCATCGCTGATCGCTGCAATGATTGCGGTCGGGGTTGTCGTTCTATTTGTGCTCTTACTCGCGCCGAACATCGCCAACCAGATCGAAGCATTCTCCGACCGCGTCGTCGGCGGCGTCGACTCGCTCCGTGCGTGGCTCGCCTCGTCAACCGTGCTCGACTCCCTTGAGCAAGCGGGCGTGATCGAAAAACAGGAAGCGATTGGCCAGGCGCAACAGTTCATTCAGGAGCAGGCGCGCCAGCTTCCGGAGGCGGCACAGCGTCTCGCTCGCAGCCTGGGATCGCTTCTCAGCTTCGTGACCGTCCTGGCGCTCGTGCCGGTTCTGTTTTTCTACACCCTGAAGGATTATCCCTCGATTCGTGACGCGATCATTGGCCTGTTTCCCACAGCGAGCGGTCGCAGGGACTACCTCGTTGAGGCCGGTAGTATCGTTGGGCGCTACCTCCGCGGGCAGCTCGTGATTAGTGCCATCGCAGCGTTCAACGTATCCGTCTTTCTGTACATCTTCGACATTCCGTTCTGGCTCCTGATCGGGCTCATGGCGGGCGTGCTGAACTTCATCCCGAATCTTGGCGCCATCGCCACGATGATCATCGGAGGCGTCATCGCCCTCATCTTTGGCGGTTGGATCAAAGCCCTAATTCTCGTTGCCGTGTTGCTCGGACAGGGACTGCTTGAGCAAAGTCTCTTAACCCCTAACATCATGAGTTATCAGGTCGGGCTCCACCCCGTTCTGGTTCTCTTTTCGCTTCTCGTTTTCGGATCGTTCCTCGGCATCTTTGGCTTGCTTATCGCCGTTCCCGCAACTGCAATTCTGACGACCGCCTACCGCGCCTACCGAGAAGAGCTGACACTGGAACTCAGCGACTACGGCACGCCGGATGAGGCAAAGGGGCAGGGCTCTAAACCGCTCATCTAG
- a CDS encoding translocation/assembly module TamB domain-containing protein, giving the protein MSTPPSDASDGSPSNDASPKHDAHNAEHDAPQSSKSGTNRRTWTRRIERGLAYTFATITIIAFGVLLALQVNPISTATARYLASTFNPLEGTTLSIDRVDGTWLTSLELTGVRLTRTDSTTGESVEMARIDTVRASYRLSDLLNKTLHVTNARVAGPDVTLRQAADSTWDWVDVLPTSTDTTTSDFVVRVDDATLARGKATARFYAEGRDSVAAVRDLYVDLPHLTSDATLGGLGVRAELDTLGLRATVPGDTSDVTFGTKLRLDPTALRLDTLTLSSSRSEVKGHGFARLPSGPSGQLEDVDLEILAQPLSFLDLVPLLPAANLDASEEVTAALRLSGSGDLLHTQLIADFRDGGAIDVDASFTPRTSPTSDTTKRQSALRYDVQADIDRLTTSLIGLPDTTVNRITSRIRADLEGPAVDRLTGPVSLIIANTRVAETRIDSFAVDAMLRDGTTNFDVRGTVNETGLDGSGRAELFRETPTYRLSAQLTNLDATRFGVQDFPTDVNGKIDIDGSGFSTYDLQAAVDLSLERSRLRDLTLSSGNARLSLSPDSVAGRVGLQTADGSVQVSGKAYLDGSERFRIDTARVKNLNVAALMADTTDSRFHVSMTANGRGFDPTEMRLDGRLTVEESHYGTIRIDSLSSRVGVENGRLSANLATSLNEGRISLTASGRPFDDTITLGIDEGRFEAIDIGEWMADSGYSSDLNGTFEGSLRGTEPQRLQASADVRIDTSQINRAEVSEARINTTMENGVANVAASLTLPEGTTNLGLTLRPFADEPEIVITDGRIQGLDVGALAGIDGLRTGLNGDLSGQVRGTALEEVAGQLNLQIASSYVNNADVQTLDLSVDADSGRAQLQVQSQLAGGSLQADGRLAFDGTTRDEVQSDAATDSTALDLNVRAETLNLAALAGTDSLEASLESLRLTFDGAGTSLSDLRAETDLAARGVRAADLNVRTLDVRGALRDGRLRVDTLLARSNAFDANGGGTVAFVDTVGARSDFRFTAQFQNLSPLRRIMGSERLDAQSAEIDGRIYGAPGALQANVEARLESLVYDDIRIANAEFRAAGAQGDTTAVDNFELAGQVDFFSVSAFRVERTQLRVDYDSSFADVELQAKIDNERNLSIDATLDPFSEPQRLQLNEFNATLGESKWQLLQEASITYGDAYRVNGLLLFSDNQQIAADGRIDPNGTQSLVATIERFDVASIADLAGYTGLGGTLNGTVSLSGPATAPVLDGNLDMALNSGGEDVGDLVMSLSYDSLRIETDATLTHTSGEEFTANGHLPVDLRLDSTDPVDISDDDVDLAFSATDFPIDWIDPFLDPALVTDPSGTLTADLGVDGTVATPELTGSASLNDGRISVTDLDLRYRDASAQLNFEGEDIVLESASVSDDSGGRMEATGRINLTDLTLGQYDLDVTANDFTAIDTRAFNEVRIDGNLDVTGTTDSPVVNGRVTVIQGDIYYSETLSAAETADLATVQLNEDDQRLLERRFGVRLSQADTTTIDTYAAMAMDLNVSIRRDTWLRSRANPELNIQFTGTLDLQKEPFEDARVFGSIDVVPERSTVRQFGQEFQIQEGVLTFNGDPAEPYLDFTAVYEKKSRATNSTEVQITLSAQGRPEDLDLRLSSQPQMDTRNILAYLATGQPADQLFGGGGGSTGDFAENLAIGQLTSLAENFATSNVGLDVVRIQYQPSGGSYFVLGRYVTPRFYVAIEQPVTVDQNQGQNTSSLAPDLTLEYELTDNLLLRAQSRQQSLRFNVLFEYAY; this is encoded by the coding sequence TTGAGCACGCCGCCCTCCGACGCATCCGACGGATCACCGTCGAACGATGCTTCTCCCAAACATGATGCGCACAACGCAGAACACGACGCGCCCCAATCGTCGAAATCGGGGACGAACCGCCGCACGTGGACTCGACGGATTGAGCGCGGCCTGGCGTACACCTTTGCTACGATCACGATCATTGCGTTCGGCGTCCTGCTTGCCCTGCAGGTCAACCCGATTTCAACGGCCACGGCGCGCTACCTGGCCTCTACGTTTAATCCCCTCGAAGGCACCACGCTATCGATCGATCGGGTTGACGGCACGTGGTTGACCTCGCTGGAACTGACCGGCGTTCGCCTCACGCGGACGGACTCGACGACCGGGGAATCCGTCGAAATGGCCCGTATCGACACCGTGCGTGCGTCATACCGGCTATCCGATCTGCTGAACAAAACGCTGCACGTCACGAACGCACGCGTGGCTGGACCGGATGTGACCCTCCGCCAAGCGGCCGACTCGACCTGGGACTGGGTCGACGTTTTACCCACCTCGACCGACACCACAACCTCTGACTTTGTGGTCCGGGTCGACGATGCGACGCTCGCGCGTGGCAAAGCAACCGCCCGATTTTACGCCGAGGGGCGCGATAGTGTCGCCGCCGTCCGGGATCTCTACGTTGACCTTCCGCACCTCACGTCGGATGCCACACTCGGCGGTCTAGGTGTGCGTGCCGAACTCGACACCCTCGGGCTGCGAGCGACGGTCCCCGGTGACACGTCCGACGTCACATTTGGGACAAAGCTTCGGCTGGATCCCACGGCGCTGCGTCTCGACACGCTGACGCTATCGTCTTCCCGTAGCGAAGTAAAAGGACACGGGTTTGCTCGCCTTCCGTCCGGACCGTCCGGCCAGCTGGAAGATGTCGACCTGGAGATCCTCGCCCAGCCGCTCTCTTTCCTCGACCTCGTGCCGCTCCTTCCCGCAGCCAATCTCGATGCGAGCGAAGAAGTCACCGCTGCGCTTCGGCTCTCAGGTAGCGGAGACCTGCTCCACACCCAACTGATCGCCGACTTTCGAGACGGAGGCGCTATTGACGTGGACGCGTCATTCACGCCGCGGACGTCGCCCACGTCGGACACAACGAAGAGGCAGTCGGCTTTACGCTATGATGTGCAGGCAGACATTGACCGCCTGACGACGAGTCTCATCGGCCTCCCCGATACGACGGTCAACCGCATCACATCCCGCATCCGTGCCGACCTGGAGGGACCGGCCGTTGACCGCCTGACCGGACCGGTATCGTTAATCATCGCAAACACGCGTGTGGCAGAAACCCGAATCGACTCGTTCGCTGTCGATGCAATGCTTCGCGACGGAACGACGAATTTCGATGTCCGCGGGACCGTAAATGAAACCGGACTGGACGGGTCGGGCCGGGCCGAATTATTCAGAGAGACGCCCACCTATCGCCTTTCTGCACAGCTAACCAACCTGGATGCGACACGCTTTGGGGTCCAAGATTTCCCCACAGACGTGAACGGCAAGATCGACATTGACGGATCTGGTTTCAGCACCTATGACCTGCAGGCCGCCGTCGACCTATCGCTCGAGCGCTCCCGCCTGCGTGACCTCACCCTATCGAGCGGCAACGCCCGTCTAAGTCTATCGCCGGATTCTGTTGCCGGCCGGGTGGGCCTGCAGACCGCCGATGGCTCCGTGCAGGTATCGGGGAAAGCCTATCTCGATGGATCGGAACGCTTTCGCATCGACACGGCTCGCGTGAAAAACCTCAACGTGGCTGCGCTTATGGCAGACACGACCGATAGCCGATTCCATGTGAGCATGACGGCCAATGGGCGCGGCTTCGATCCGACGGAAATGCGCCTCGACGGTCGACTCACTGTCGAAGAGTCTCACTACGGCACGATCCGGATCGACTCGCTATCAAGTCGCGTCGGGGTGGAAAACGGACGCCTGTCCGCGAATCTCGCCACAAGCCTGAACGAGGGGCGAATCTCCCTCACAGCCAGTGGGCGACCTTTCGACGACACGATCACACTCGGCATCGATGAAGGCCGGTTCGAGGCGATCGACATCGGCGAGTGGATGGCTGACAGCGGATACTCATCTGACCTCAACGGTACGTTTGAGGGATCGCTTCGCGGGACGGAACCGCAACGGCTCCAGGCATCTGCGGATGTGAGAATCGACACGTCGCAGATCAACCGAGCGGAGGTTTCCGAGGCCCGCATCAACACCACGATGGAAAACGGCGTCGCAAATGTCGCAGCGTCCCTGACGTTGCCGGAAGGGACAACCAACCTCGGTCTCACGCTCCGTCCCTTTGCCGACGAGCCAGAAATCGTCATCACCGACGGGAGGATTCAGGGCCTCGACGTGGGGGCCCTCGCCGGCATCGACGGTCTGCGCACCGGCCTAAATGGCGATCTCTCCGGACAGGTACGCGGTACAGCTCTGGAAGAAGTGGCTGGCCAACTCAACCTTCAGATCGCCTCGTCCTACGTCAACAACGCCGACGTTCAGACCCTTGACCTGTCCGTTGACGCCGATTCCGGGCGTGCTCAACTCCAAGTACAGTCGCAGCTTGCGGGCGGATCGCTCCAGGCTGACGGACGACTTGCATTCGACGGCACGACCCGGGATGAAGTCCAGAGCGACGCTGCGACCGATAGCACGGCGCTCGACCTGAACGTACGCGCCGAGACTCTCAACCTCGCTGCGCTCGCCGGAACCGATAGCCTGGAAGCCTCGCTTGAGTCCCTCCGCCTGACATTCGACGGAGCCGGGACCTCGCTCAGCGACCTCCGAGCCGAAACCGACCTCGCCGCCCGAGGAGTTCGAGCCGCGGACCTAAACGTAAGAACGCTCGATGTACGCGGGGCCCTTCGCGATGGACGACTGCGCGTCGACACCCTCCTCGCGCGGTCCAACGCATTCGACGCAAACGGCGGAGGAACCGTCGCATTCGTCGACACGGTCGGCGCACGCTCCGATTTCCGCTTCACGGCCCAGTTTCAAAACCTGTCTCCCCTGCGTCGGATCATGGGCTCGGAGCGACTGGATGCGCAGTCCGCGGAGATCGACGGTCGCATCTACGGCGCACCGGGGGCATTACAGGCAAACGTCGAAGCCCGACTCGAAAGTCTCGTCTACGACGACATTCGCATCGCGAACGCGGAGTTTCGAGCCGCCGGCGCACAGGGCGACACAACCGCAGTCGATAACTTCGAGCTTGCCGGACAGGTCGACTTTTTCTCGGTCTCTGCTTTCCGTGTCGAACGAACGCAGCTCCGAGTGGACTACGATTCGTCGTTCGCTGACGTTGAGCTTCAAGCCAAGATCGACAATGAACGTAATCTGTCGATTGATGCGACGCTCGACCCGTTCTCCGAGCCTCAGCGCCTGCAACTGAATGAGTTTAACGCGACGCTCGGCGAAAGCAAGTGGCAGTTGCTCCAGGAAGCGTCGATCACGTATGGGGACGCGTACCGAGTGAATGGACTCTTGCTTTTCAGCGACAACCAGCAGATCGCCGCGGACGGTCGCATCGATCCCAACGGAACGCAGAGTCTCGTGGCGACCATTGAGCGCTTCGACGTCGCGTCGATCGCTGACCTTGCCGGGTATACCGGTCTGGGCGGCACATTGAACGGCACGGTGAGCCTCAGCGGGCCCGCCACCGCACCCGTCCTGGATGGCAACCTCGACATGGCCCTGAACTCAGGCGGCGAAGATGTAGGCGACCTCGTAATGTCGCTCTCGTATGATAGCCTCCGCATCGAAACCGATGCCACGCTGACACACACGAGCGGAGAGGAATTCACAGCCAACGGGCATCTCCCCGTCGATTTGCGGCTCGACTCAACCGATCCGGTCGACATCAGTGATGACGACGTGGACCTGGCCTTCTCCGCTACCGACTTTCCGATCGACTGGATCGATCCGTTCCTCGACCCCGCTCTCGTGACGGACCCGAGCGGCACACTGACCGCAGATCTGGGAGTCGACGGCACCGTCGCGACGCCAGAACTGACGGGGTCGGCCTCGCTAAATGACGGTCGTATCAGCGTGACGGACCTGGACCTCCGATACCGAGACGCATCTGCTCAACTGAATTTCGAAGGGGAAGACATCGTCCTCGAGAGCGCCTCCGTCTCCGACGATAGTGGCGGCCGAATGGAAGCCACGGGACGGATCAACCTTACCGACCTTACGCTGGGGCAATACGACCTCGACGTCACGGCGAACGACTTTACGGCGATTGACACGCGGGCCTTCAATGAGGTTCGCATCGATGGCAATCTTGATGTTACGGGAACGACGGACTCCCCCGTGGTCAACGGGCGCGTCACGGTAATCCAGGGCGATATCTACTACTCGGAGACGCTATCGGCGGCGGAAACGGCGGACCTGGCCACGGTACAGTTGAACGAAGACGATCAGCGCCTCCTCGAACGACGCTTCGGCGTGCGACTCAGCCAGGCGGACACAACAACCATCGACACCTACGCAGCGATGGCGATGGATCTCAACGTTTCGATCCGTCGCGACACCTGGCTCCGCTCGCGTGCCAACCCCGAGCTTAACATCCAGTTCACCGGGACGCTCGACCTGCAGAAAGAGCCATTCGAGGATGCACGCGTCTTCGGATCGATCGATGTCGTCCCCGAGCGGAGCACCGTGCGACAATTCGGGCAGGAGTTTCAGATTCAGGAAGGCGTCCTGACCTTCAACGGCGATCCCGCCGAACCGTACCTGGACTTTACCGCCGTCTATGAAAAGAAATCCCGCGCGACGAACAGCACCGAAGTCCAGATTACGCTCTCTGCGCAGGGACGGCCGGAAGACCTGGATCTGAGGCTCAGCTCGCAGCCGCAGATGGACACGCGTAACATCCTGGCCTATCTTGCGACCGGGCAGCCGGCCGATCAACTTTTCGGAGGCGGCGGTGGAAGCACCGGGGACTTTGCGGAGAACCTCGCGATCGGTCAATTGACAAGCCTGGCAGAGAACTTCGCCACGAGCAATGTGGGCCTCGATGTCGTGCGTATCCAGTACCAGCCGAGCGGCGGATCCTACTTCGTTCTCGGACGCTACGTAACGCCCCGGTTCTACGTCGCCATCGAACAACCGGTGACCGTCGACCAGAATCAAGGCCAAAACACATCCAGCCTCGCCCCAGACCTGACGCTCGAGTACGAACTGACGGACAACCTCCTCCTTCGTGCTCAGAGCCGACAACAATCGCTCCGGTTCAACGTCCTGTTCGAATACGCATATTAG